Proteins from a single region of Geothrix sp. PMB-07:
- a CDS encoding class I adenylate-forming enzyme family protein: MLVHEFLIRSASQFPQKTALVCGEKRFTYAELDAMSNRLGHALVQGGVRRGDRVAIHLHNSVEAVVGIFAILKAGAAFVFINASTKPDKLTYILNNCRAKALLMDGRLGNADDLLSAVPSLAQVVVSGPKSAPADPRIRSYADIQAQSPATPLPIVNIDLDLACLIYTSGSTGEPKGVMSDHSNVDFASSSIMTYLESRAEDIVLSVLPLSFDYGLYQLLMTFKAGATLVLERTFMYPAAILQRIQEERPTGFPGVPTVFAMLLQLDLSTFDLSSLRYITNTAAALSPNKILEIQAAFPGVTLYSMYGLTETKRTLYLPPDQLSVRPGSVGIPIPGTEAWIEDESGRRLGPGETGELVVRGRHVMRGYWEAPEATAKRYRPGPLPGERLCYSGDLFRQDEEGYFYFISRKDDIIKCRGEKVAPKEVENVLHQLPGVTAVVIGVPDATAGEVVKAFIVANGNPLTEAEVIAHCRARLEDFMVPKYVEFRTELPMTSSGKISKLGLT; this comes from the coding sequence ATGCTCGTCCATGAATTCCTGATTCGCTCGGCCAGCCAGTTCCCCCAGAAGACGGCGCTGGTGTGTGGCGAGAAGCGTTTCACCTATGCGGAACTGGACGCCATGTCCAACCGCCTGGGCCATGCCCTGGTGCAGGGCGGCGTCCGGCGCGGCGACCGGGTGGCCATCCACCTCCACAACTCCGTGGAAGCCGTGGTCGGCATCTTCGCCATCCTCAAGGCTGGCGCCGCCTTCGTCTTCATCAACGCTTCGACCAAGCCGGACAAGCTGACCTACATCCTGAACAACTGCCGCGCCAAGGCGCTGCTCATGGATGGCCGTCTGGGAAATGCGGATGATCTGCTGAGCGCAGTTCCATCTCTTGCCCAGGTGGTGGTGAGTGGGCCCAAGTCGGCCCCTGCCGATCCCCGAATCCGGTCCTACGCGGACATCCAGGCTCAATCGCCAGCGACGCCCCTGCCCATCGTCAACATCGACCTGGATCTGGCCTGCCTCATCTACACGTCCGGAAGCACCGGCGAACCCAAGGGCGTGATGAGCGACCACAGCAACGTGGATTTCGCCAGCAGCTCCATCATGACCTACCTGGAAAGCAGGGCCGAAGACATCGTCCTCAGCGTCCTGCCGCTCTCCTTCGACTACGGGCTCTACCAGCTTCTGATGACCTTCAAGGCCGGCGCAACGCTGGTGCTGGAACGCACCTTCATGTACCCGGCGGCGATCCTCCAGCGCATCCAGGAGGAACGGCCCACGGGCTTCCCTGGTGTGCCCACCGTGTTCGCCATGCTGCTCCAGCTGGATCTGAGCACCTTCGACCTCTCCAGCCTGCGCTACATCACCAACACCGCCGCGGCGCTCTCGCCGAACAAAATCCTTGAAATACAGGCGGCCTTCCCCGGTGTGACCCTCTACTCGATGTATGGCCTCACGGAGACCAAGCGCACCCTCTACCTTCCACCGGACCAGCTGAGCGTCCGCCCAGGTTCCGTGGGCATTCCCATTCCCGGCACCGAGGCCTGGATCGAGGATGAATCGGGCCGCCGCCTGGGCCCCGGCGAAACCGGCGAGCTGGTGGTGCGGGGACGCCACGTCATGCGCGGCTACTGGGAAGCCCCCGAAGCCACCGCCAAGCGCTACCGCCCCGGCCCCCTTCCCGGCGAGCGGTTGTGCTATTCAGGCGACCTGTTCCGGCAGGATGAGGAAGGCTATTTCTACTTCATCAGCCGCAAGGACGACATCATCAAATGCCGCGGTGAGAAGGTGGCTCCCAAGGAAGTGGAGAACGTGCTGCACCAGCTGCCGGGCGTCACGGCCGTGGTGATTGGCGTTCCTGATGCCACCGCCGGGGAAGTGGTGAAAGCCTTCATCGTCGCCAACGGCAATCCGCTGACCGAAGCCGAGGTGATCGCCCATTGCCGGGCTCGGCTGGAGGATTTCATGGTGCCCAAATACGTCGAGTTCCGCACGGAGCTGCCCATGACCTCTTCGGGGAAGATCAGCAAACTTGGTCTGACTTAG
- a CDS encoding nucleoside-diphosphate sugar epimerase/dehydratase, with product MPPERESIPQRVQTLALQISSRPAVRQAVKLFLDAAAAGIAWVAATSLVHFEFPRLLPLLIWVSFAMAVNATFQHTRQHYRLVGFVELRSLLMSMMVMVAVALACYVTTVYFKIGVAHPEVALAASLLTTLTWVVLRAASAELFKRRFQKQNPHRPTVDRRKAPRGGRSLANDLALRTLIVGAGQAGSRLCQELQSNPKLRSHVVGFLDDALEKQGVRIHGVPVLGPCGMLPTFIKEAQASQVILAIPSAPGSRIRELAKALQGEGVRVKTLPSMQDLLGKEAWKPELRDIAIEDLLRREPIQLDLGSIQQALTDSVVLITGAGGSIGSELARQVAHFGPSRLILLGRGENSLWGVEREIRRLHPELALEVELCDIRNALRLQQVFEAWRPAFVFHAAAHKHVPYLENHPEEGIENNIFGTLNVLNAAKSVGTRKFVNISTDKAVNPTSVLGVTKRVAEFLVLRAAESELGDGRYMSVRFGNVLGSRGSVIPLFHEQIRQGGPITVTHPEMTRYFMTIPEASQLVLQAGLLGRTGQVFVLDMGEPVRIVDLAADMARLSGLTPGFDIDIQFSGIRPGEKLFEELFTDKEHRQSEVHSKVFEASPEPRNRAVLDRALSALKEAMDLPEDLRQTAFVQTFMELVPAYAPSPNGLGKYLAVKAVGAPLVAPAPKIVVLRPTPPLAQAQP from the coding sequence ATGCCTCCCGAACGTGAATCCATCCCCCAGCGAGTCCAAACGCTCGCGCTTCAGATCAGCTCGCGGCCAGCGGTCCGCCAAGCGGTCAAACTCTTCCTGGATGCCGCTGCTGCCGGCATCGCCTGGGTGGCCGCCACCAGTCTGGTGCATTTTGAATTCCCCCGGCTGCTGCCGCTCCTGATCTGGGTTTCCTTCGCGATGGCCGTGAACGCCACCTTTCAGCACACGCGCCAGCACTACCGGCTGGTGGGATTCGTGGAGCTCCGGTCGCTCCTGATGAGCATGATGGTGATGGTCGCCGTAGCCCTTGCTTGTTACGTGACCACGGTTTATTTCAAGATCGGGGTGGCTCACCCTGAGGTCGCGCTGGCGGCCAGCCTGCTCACCACCTTGACCTGGGTCGTGCTGCGCGCGGCCTCTGCTGAGCTCTTCAAGCGCCGCTTTCAGAAGCAGAACCCCCACCGCCCCACCGTGGACCGGCGGAAAGCTCCCCGCGGAGGACGCTCCTTGGCCAATGACCTGGCCCTGCGCACCCTCATCGTGGGCGCCGGCCAAGCCGGTTCACGGTTGTGCCAGGAACTCCAGTCGAATCCGAAACTGAGAAGCCACGTGGTCGGCTTCCTGGATGATGCCCTCGAAAAGCAGGGCGTCCGCATTCATGGTGTGCCGGTCCTGGGGCCCTGCGGCATGCTGCCTACCTTCATCAAGGAAGCCCAGGCCAGCCAGGTGATCCTGGCCATCCCCAGCGCTCCCGGCTCCAGAATCCGCGAACTGGCCAAGGCCCTCCAGGGCGAAGGTGTTCGGGTGAAGACGCTGCCCAGCATGCAGGACCTCCTGGGCAAGGAGGCGTGGAAGCCGGAACTGCGAGACATCGCCATCGAAGACCTGCTCCGCCGGGAGCCCATCCAGCTGGACCTGGGCTCCATCCAGCAGGCCCTGACGGATTCCGTGGTGCTCATCACCGGTGCCGGGGGTTCCATCGGCAGTGAGCTGGCGCGGCAAGTGGCCCATTTCGGCCCCTCCCGCCTCATCCTCCTGGGCCGCGGCGAGAACAGTCTCTGGGGCGTGGAACGGGAGATCCGGCGACTCCATCCGGAATTGGCGCTGGAGGTCGAGCTTTGCGACATCCGGAACGCCCTCCGCCTGCAGCAGGTGTTTGAAGCCTGGAGGCCTGCCTTTGTCTTCCATGCTGCCGCGCACAAGCATGTGCCCTATCTGGAAAACCACCCGGAAGAAGGCATCGAGAACAACATCTTCGGCACCTTGAACGTGCTGAATGCCGCCAAATCCGTAGGCACCCGGAAATTCGTGAACATTTCCACCGACAAGGCCGTGAACCCCACCAGCGTTCTGGGTGTCACCAAGCGCGTGGCTGAATTCCTGGTCCTCAGGGCCGCCGAAAGCGAACTGGGGGATGGCCGCTACATGAGCGTCCGCTTCGGGAACGTGTTGGGCAGCCGGGGGAGCGTGATTCCGCTCTTCCACGAGCAAATCCGCCAGGGCGGCCCGATCACGGTCACTCACCCCGAGATGACCCGGTATTTCATGACGATCCCCGAGGCCAGCCAGCTGGTCCTGCAGGCCGGCCTCCTGGGCCGCACCGGCCAGGTTTTCGTGCTCGACATGGGTGAGCCGGTCCGCATTGTGGATTTGGCCGCTGACATGGCGCGACTCTCGGGCCTGACCCCAGGCTTTGACATCGACATTCAGTTCTCCGGCATCCGACCTGGCGAGAAGCTGTTCGAGGAACTCTTCACCGACAAGGAACATCGCCAATCGGAAGTCCATTCCAAAGTCTTTGAGGCCTCCCCGGAGCCCAGAAACCGGGCGGTGCTTGACCGGGCCCTCAGCGCCCTGAAGGAAGCCATGGATCTTCCCGAGGATCTGCGTCAAACCGCCTTCGTCCAAACCTTCATGGAACTGGTGCCCGCCTATGCACCTTCTCCCAATGGATTGGGCAAGTACCTGGCCGTGAAGGCAGTCGGGGCACCGCTGGTGGCCCCGGCGCCGAAAATCGTCGTCTTGCGCCCCACGCCTCCCTTGGCCCAGGCGCAACCCTGA
- the asnB gene encoding asparagine synthase (glutamine-hydrolyzing), with amino-acid sequence MCGIVGICDLGGARRVEEATLRQMLGMIRHRGPEQFGIYLDDSVGLGNARLSIVDLSSGQQPISNEDGTLWIVFNGEIFNHPELREELERLGHRYTTNCDTETVLHAYEEYGPDCLSRFNGQFAIAIWDTRNRSLFMARDRLGVRPIFYTIKDGALIFGSEIKAILAAPGVTAAADPVALDQIFTVWSPLSPRSFFRGIKEVPAGHWMLVKEGRITVKPYWELSFPEEGDFALRSKQSYAEEFRELLIDATRLRLRADVPVGAYLSGGLDSSTITAIIRNFTSNPLETFSISFTDPAFDESSYQSRMAQALGTDHHVVYATHADIGRVFPEVIWHTETPIMRTSPAPMFLLSGLVREKGFKVVLTGEGADEFLAGYDIFKEAKIRRFWAARPDSEFRPGLFNKIYPWLADLSRGNYVKSFFGMGLGDTQAPDYSHQIRWRTTARAKRFFSDELQQTLREGQQHLSPSLPSGFDAWDPLHQAQYLEINVFLSQYLLSSQSDRVAMGHSVEGRFPFLDYRVVEFCNHLPPSLKLKGLTEKHLLKEVSREWLPADITDRPKQPFRAPIHRAFFNDTPADYLEELLSPSALKASGFFKPQAVGQLVAKLKQGLALSETDDMALAGIISTQLMDRQFLSSFKLSPTLSGSDHVKVVRGHETSHGVLP; translated from the coding sequence ATGTGCGGCATCGTTGGCATCTGCGACCTGGGTGGCGCGCGGCGGGTGGAGGAAGCCACCCTCCGCCAGATGCTCGGCATGATCCGCCACCGCGGGCCTGAGCAGTTCGGCATCTACCTGGACGACTCGGTGGGCCTGGGCAATGCCCGCCTCAGCATTGTCGATCTGAGCAGCGGTCAGCAGCCCATCTCCAACGAGGACGGCACGCTCTGGATCGTCTTCAACGGCGAGATCTTCAACCACCCGGAATTGCGCGAGGAACTGGAGCGGCTGGGGCATCGCTACACCACCAACTGCGACACGGAAACGGTCCTTCACGCCTACGAGGAGTATGGCCCGGACTGCCTCTCCCGCTTCAACGGCCAGTTCGCCATCGCCATCTGGGACACGCGCAACCGCAGCCTCTTCATGGCCCGCGATCGACTGGGCGTCCGGCCCATCTTCTACACCATCAAGGATGGCGCCCTGATCTTCGGTTCGGAGATCAAGGCGATCCTCGCCGCCCCTGGCGTCACCGCCGCTGCGGACCCCGTGGCCCTCGACCAGATTTTCACGGTCTGGAGCCCGCTCTCTCCCCGTTCCTTCTTCCGGGGCATCAAGGAAGTTCCCGCGGGGCACTGGATGCTCGTGAAGGAAGGCCGCATCACCGTCAAGCCCTACTGGGAGCTCAGCTTTCCGGAGGAGGGTGACTTCGCGCTCCGCTCCAAGCAGTCCTACGCCGAGGAATTCCGAGAGCTTCTCATTGACGCCACGCGGCTCCGCCTGCGGGCCGATGTGCCCGTGGGCGCCTACCTCAGTGGTGGCCTCGATTCCTCCACCATCACGGCCATCATCCGGAACTTCACCTCCAATCCCCTGGAGACCTTCTCCATCTCCTTCACCGATCCCGCCTTTGACGAAAGCAGCTATCAGAGCCGCATGGCCCAGGCGCTGGGCACGGATCACCATGTGGTGTACGCCACCCATGCGGATATCGGCCGCGTGTTCCCTGAAGTGATCTGGCACACCGAAACCCCCATCATGCGCACCTCCCCGGCGCCCATGTTCCTGCTGTCGGGTTTGGTGCGGGAAAAGGGCTTCAAGGTGGTTCTCACGGGTGAAGGCGCTGACGAATTCCTGGCCGGGTACGACATCTTCAAGGAGGCGAAGATCCGCCGGTTCTGGGCGGCCCGTCCCGATTCGGAGTTCCGCCCCGGCCTCTTCAACAAGATCTACCCCTGGCTGGCGGATCTGTCCCGGGGCAACTATGTGAAGTCCTTCTTCGGCATGGGGCTCGGTGATACGCAGGCACCGGATTACTCCCACCAGATCCGCTGGCGCACCACGGCCCGAGCGAAGCGCTTTTTCAGCGACGAGCTGCAACAGACCCTTCGGGAAGGCCAGCAGCACCTGTCACCCAGCCTGCCGAGCGGGTTTGATGCCTGGGATCCGCTCCACCAGGCGCAGTATCTGGAGATCAACGTCTTCCTCTCGCAGTACCTGCTCTCCTCCCAGAGTGATCGTGTGGCCATGGGCCACTCGGTGGAGGGACGGTTCCCCTTCCTGGATTACCGGGTGGTGGAGTTCTGCAACCACCTGCCTCCCTCGCTCAAGCTGAAGGGATTGACGGAGAAGCACCTGCTGAAGGAAGTCAGCCGGGAATGGCTGCCCGCCGACATCACGGACCGGCCCAAGCAGCCCTTCCGGGCTCCCATCCACCGGGCCTTCTTCAACGACACGCCTGCGGACTACCTCGAGGAGCTGCTTTCCCCTTCGGCGCTCAAGGCTTCGGGCTTCTTCAAGCCTCAGGCCGTGGGCCAGCTGGTGGCCAAGCTGAAACAAGGCCTCGCCCTCAGCGAAACCGACGACATGGCCCTGGCCGGCATCATCTCCACCCAGCTGATGGACCGGCAGTTCCTCTCCTCTTTCAAGCTTTCGCCCACCCTCAGCGGCTCCGACCACGTCAAGGTCGTCCGCGGCCATGAGACATCCCACGGAGTGCTGCCATGA
- a CDS encoding acyl carrier protein, with translation MALDVHSITPEIHDYIAKNFLFSDQGFQYSDDASFLEEGIIDSLGIIELVSFVEKKFGISVADHELLPTNFDSVARLSAFITRKLAEAS, from the coding sequence ATGGCTTTGGATGTCCATTCCATTACTCCTGAGATCCATGACTACATCGCGAAGAACTTCCTCTTCAGCGATCAGGGGTTCCAATACAGCGATGACGCATCCTTCCTGGAAGAGGGCATCATCGATTCGCTGGGGATCATCGAACTTGTCTCCTTCGTCGAGAAGAAGTTCGGCATTTCCGTGGCCGACCACGAACTGCTGCCCACCAACTTCGACTCCGTGGCCAGGCTGAGCGCCTTCATCACCCGCAAGCTGGCCGAAGCTTCCTGA
- the nadE gene encoding NAD(+) synthase — protein sequence MTLTKRVLDIDAAAETDRIVKWMRENMRGLHRTGAVLGISGGIDSSVCLALCVKAFGPDRVIPLLLPEKDSDPASEELARMLAAHYGTTPILEVITGALDGYRCYERRDEAIARIFPEYDPKKGYLAKIVLPPGLLDEGTLNVYSLTIVTPEGEEKSLRLPPAEFAQIVAASNFKQRTRTAMLYYHAELRNFAVIGTPNKNEHDQGFFVKYGDGGVDLKPIVHLYKTQVYQLARYLGVPEVIQKRPPTSDTYSAPATQEEFFFRLPFDVMDMLWYAQENKISAEETAAALDMTPAQVRNAFEDFTRKTRTTHYLRTPPLDMTALGHPIQAVR from the coding sequence ATGACCTTGACCAAGCGCGTTCTCGACATCGACGCGGCAGCGGAGACTGATCGCATCGTGAAGTGGATGCGGGAGAACATGCGGGGCCTCCACCGCACGGGAGCGGTGCTGGGCATCAGCGGCGGCATCGATTCCTCCGTGTGCCTCGCCCTCTGCGTCAAAGCCTTCGGCCCCGACCGGGTGATCCCCCTGCTGCTGCCCGAAAAGGATTCCGATCCGGCCTCGGAGGAATTGGCGCGCATGCTGGCCGCGCATTACGGAACCACGCCCATCCTGGAAGTCATCACCGGCGCCCTGGATGGCTACCGCTGCTATGAGCGCCGGGATGAAGCCATCGCCAGGATCTTCCCCGAGTACGACCCCAAGAAGGGCTACCTCGCGAAGATCGTTCTGCCTCCGGGCCTCCTGGACGAGGGCACGCTGAACGTCTACTCCCTCACCATCGTGACGCCGGAGGGCGAGGAGAAGAGCCTGCGCCTGCCGCCCGCGGAATTCGCCCAGATCGTGGCCGCTTCCAACTTCAAACAGCGCACCCGCACGGCGATGCTCTACTACCACGCAGAGCTGCGGAACTTCGCCGTCATCGGGACGCCCAACAAGAACGAGCACGACCAGGGCTTCTTCGTGAAATACGGCGATGGCGGCGTCGACCTGAAGCCCATCGTCCACCTCTACAAGACGCAGGTCTACCAGCTGGCCCGATACCTGGGCGTGCCCGAGGTCATCCAGAAGCGGCCCCCCACCTCGGACACCTACAGCGCTCCGGCCACCCAGGAGGAGTTCTTCTTCCGTCTTCCCTTCGATGTCATGGACATGCTCTGGTACGCCCAGGAAAACAAGATCTCCGCTGAAGAGACCGCCGCCGCCCTGGACATGACCCCGGCCCAAGTGCGCAATGCCTTCGAGGATTTCACCCGCAAGACAAGGACCACCCACTACCTGCGCACGCCGCCCCTGGATATGACCGCGCTCGGCCACCCCATCCAGGCGGTTCGCTGA
- a CDS encoding acyltransferase — protein MSIVGTLKSFYRKYRLWKLRRAGLTIPDDCSLMRPFPKFGDEPYLITIGHNVGFAAEVIFITHDGGTKVFKREERYKKVLKYGRITVHDNCVIGQRVIILPGVTIGPNSVVAAGSVVSRNVPPGVLAAGNPAKPVMTLHQYAEWSLAATPDYDEQEYRKDKRAFLTKFHMRGRAANRAKPLPQDPV, from the coding sequence ATGTCCATCGTTGGCACTTTGAAGTCTTTCTACCGTAAATACCGGCTGTGGAAGCTTCGCAGAGCCGGATTGACGATTCCCGACGATTGCAGCCTGATGAGACCCTTCCCGAAATTTGGCGACGAGCCCTACCTGATCACCATTGGACACAATGTCGGTTTCGCAGCGGAAGTCATCTTCATCACGCACGATGGAGGAACGAAGGTTTTCAAGCGGGAGGAGCGCTATAAAAAAGTGCTCAAATACGGCCGCATCACCGTCCACGACAATTGTGTCATCGGACAGCGGGTCATCATCCTGCCCGGTGTGACCATCGGACCCAACTCGGTGGTGGCCGCCGGCTCCGTGGTGTCTCGAAACGTGCCACCGGGAGTTCTCGCCGCCGGCAATCCCGCCAAGCCCGTCATGACCCTCCATCAGTACGCGGAGTGGTCCCTGGCCGCCACCCCAGACTACGACGAGCAGGAATACCGGAAGGACAAGCGGGCCTTCCTGACGAAATTCCACATGCGAGGGCGTGCCGCCAACCGGGCCAAGCCTCTCCCGCAAGATCCCGTCTAG
- a CDS encoding class I SAM-dependent methyltransferase — protein sequence MEPAAHQELKTHLAALLADAAGSAAETEADAILEAALIARPEAPQDLALELAGKRAAGAPLGLVLGRQRFLGVELLAKADVLAPREETEILGTEVLSILRALSQEEPGRELRMIDMGCGSGNLACAAAMAVPQVRIWASDITASCAELTRANAAHLGLQHRIEVSQGDLFAPLTGKGLEGTMDLVVMNPPYIPSTSLANSHAALLQHEPREAFDGGPYGISILSRLLQDAPLFLKPGAHLLFEFGLGQARMIQSLVEKKNLYTGLRFASDVEGHPRAAIARR from the coding sequence ATGGAGCCAGCGGCCCACCAAGAGCTGAAGACCCACTTGGCGGCCCTCCTCGCCGACGCTGCCGGATCCGCCGCAGAGACGGAAGCCGATGCCATCCTCGAGGCCGCCCTGATCGCGCGACCAGAGGCACCACAGGATCTGGCCCTGGAGCTGGCCGGGAAGCGTGCCGCCGGCGCGCCTCTTGGATTGGTCCTCGGTCGCCAGCGCTTTCTCGGGGTTGAGCTGCTCGCCAAGGCGGACGTATTGGCCCCCCGGGAAGAAACGGAGATTCTCGGCACCGAAGTCCTCTCCATCCTCCGTGCCCTGAGCCAGGAGGAACCGGGGCGGGAGCTGCGGATGATCGACATGGGCTGCGGATCCGGGAACCTGGCCTGCGCCGCGGCCATGGCCGTGCCCCAGGTGCGGATCTGGGCCTCGGACATCACCGCCTCCTGTGCCGAACTGACCCGGGCCAATGCCGCACACCTTGGCCTCCAGCACCGGATCGAGGTTTCCCAAGGCGACCTTTTCGCACCCCTCACCGGGAAGGGCCTCGAAGGCACCATGGATCTGGTGGTGATGAACCCGCCCTACATCCCTTCAACTTCCCTGGCGAACTCCCACGCGGCTCTGCTGCAGCACGAGCCAAGGGAGGCCTTCGATGGTGGGCCCTACGGCATCTCCATCCTCTCCCGCCTCCTTCAGGATGCCCCGCTGTTCCTCAAGCCGGGTGCGCATCTGCTTTTCGAGTTTGGGCTTGGCCAGGCCCGGATGATCCAATCCCTGGTCGAGAAGAAGAACCTTTACACCGGACTGCGCTTCGCCTCGGATGTCGAAGGCCATCCTCGCGCCGCCATCGCCAGGAGATAA
- the mtnA gene encoding S-methyl-5-thioribose-1-phosphate isomerase, whose protein sequence is MNPFESLGLKHDGRTLWVLDQTQLPDAEVWLDGSEPEAMVALIKRLAVRGAPLIGVAAAACLATFAQRGAGAVEYAAACAALRAARPTAVNLMWAMDRMKNVTDPVAEAQAIFEEDVRLCEGMALHGAALIQDGEGILTHCNTGGLATAGIGTALGVIRRAHEQGKRIHVYADETRPLLQGGRLTAWELKRLGIPATLITDSMAALLLRDGRIQRVLVGSDRVAANGDFANKVGTYGVAVQARFHGVPFHPVAPFSTVDLACPDGAAIPIEERNPEEVRGFGTIRWAPDGMPAWNPSFDVTPVDLVTSLILDRGVYTAQALKAGALLRA, encoded by the coding sequence ATGAATCCCTTCGAATCCCTCGGCCTGAAGCACGATGGCCGCACCCTCTGGGTGCTGGACCAGACCCAGCTCCCCGATGCAGAGGTGTGGCTGGATGGCAGCGAGCCGGAAGCCATGGTCGCGCTTATCAAGCGGTTGGCCGTGCGCGGCGCCCCCCTCATCGGCGTAGCTGCTGCGGCCTGCCTGGCCACCTTCGCCCAGCGGGGCGCAGGCGCCGTCGAATATGCAGCTGCCTGTGCCGCTCTGCGCGCGGCACGACCCACGGCGGTGAACCTGATGTGGGCCATGGATCGCATGAAGAATGTCACCGATCCCGTGGCCGAAGCCCAGGCCATCTTCGAGGAGGATGTGCGTCTTTGTGAGGGCATGGCGCTTCACGGTGCCGCCCTGATCCAGGATGGTGAGGGGATCCTCACCCACTGCAACACGGGCGGCCTTGCCACGGCAGGCATCGGCACAGCCCTGGGCGTCATCCGCCGCGCCCACGAGCAGGGGAAACGCATCCATGTGTACGCCGATGAAACACGGCCCCTCCTCCAAGGTGGCCGCCTCACGGCCTGGGAGCTCAAACGCCTCGGCATTCCCGCCACCCTCATCACCGACAGCATGGCGGCTCTTCTCCTGCGCGATGGGCGGATCCAACGCGTGCTGGTGGGCTCAGACCGAGTGGCCGCCAACGGCGATTTCGCGAACAAGGTGGGCACCTACGGGGTGGCGGTGCAGGCGCGCTTCCACGGTGTGCCCTTCCATCCCGTGGCTCCCTTCTCCACCGTGGACCTGGCCTGTCCTGACGGCGCCGCAATTCCCATTGAAGAACGGAATCCGGAGGAGGTTCGCGGGTTTGGCACCATCCGCTGGGCCCCTGACGGCATGCCCGCCTGGAATCCCAGTTTTGATGTCACTCCCGTGGATCTGGTCACCAGCCTCATCCTGGATCGTGGGGTGTACACGGCACAGGCGCTCAAGGCTGGGGCCCTGCTTCGGGCTTAG
- a CDS encoding RNA methyltransferase, protein MSTFDPWDPYRDLRFAGTRQHPEHGTCFIAEGRILVEDLLEAARRGEVRLISVAATTSAAAALRDRLPAGVDLLTADAGALSELAGFPFHRGLMACAQVPPPPAESKLQEARRLLVLPRLYDSENLGLLLRSAAALGLEGVLAGPGPGQWTRRTVRVSMGAVWRIPVWRAEDPWALLAGWKAAEAGSEIIAAALDASAEDARTWRPASRCALVMGPEDLGLDAEQIAGCDRTVAIPMASGMDSLNVAAAGAILMFRMMEGAAAGF, encoded by the coding sequence ATGAGCACTTTTGATCCCTGGGACCCTTATCGCGACCTCCGTTTTGCCGGGACCAGGCAACACCCCGAACATGGCACGTGCTTCATTGCCGAGGGGCGCATCCTGGTCGAGGATCTGCTGGAAGCGGCGCGAAGAGGGGAGGTGCGTCTCATCTCCGTGGCGGCAACCACGTCGGCCGCGGCAGCCCTGCGAGACCGCCTCCCGGCGGGGGTGGACCTTCTGACGGCGGACGCCGGGGCTCTTTCCGAGTTGGCCGGGTTTCCCTTTCACCGGGGCCTTATGGCCTGTGCCCAGGTGCCACCACCACCCGCTGAATCCAAACTCCAAGAGGCTCGCCGACTCCTGGTTCTGCCCCGCCTTTACGACAGCGAAAACCTGGGCCTTCTGCTCAGAAGTGCTGCGGCCTTGGGTTTGGAAGGTGTGCTGGCTGGTCCGGGGCCGGGCCAGTGGACCCGTCGCACCGTGCGGGTCTCCATGGGCGCTGTGTGGCGCATTCCCGTGTGGAGGGCGGAGGATCCCTGGGCGCTGCTCGCGGGCTGGAAGGCCGCAGAAGCGGGTTCTGAAATCATCGCCGCAGCCCTGGATGCCAGCGCCGAGGATGCCAGGACCTGGCGACCGGCCTCCCGCTGCGCGCTGGTCATGGGTCCCGAAGACCTGGGGCTTGATGCCGAGCAGATCGCGGGTTGCGACCGCACCGTGGCCATCCCCATGGCCTCAGGCATGGACAGCCTCAACGTGGCTGCCGCCGGGGCCATCTTGATGTTTCGGATGATGGAGGGGGCGGCAGCCGGTTTCTAA